Proteins from one Heterodontus francisci isolate sHetFra1 chromosome 42, sHetFra1.hap1, whole genome shotgun sequence genomic window:
- the LOC137355314 gene encoding collagen alpha-1(XIII) chain-like, producing MEGSPKSTREATRPAFRRSCKASQISKCWRHCPDISGVVCCLLSIVSLGFCILVHYRTSDLQTRVSYLEEERQVLSAWLSMDQMEPTIFNRVDQLVDEKLKARLPKMRTHRSVPGGCMCPPGCSWDQKEAIQPLDSVLPFKYIMPDLSSIPSTCLGTISLNTLA from the exons ATGGAAGGTTCTCCGAAGTCGACACGAGAGGCCACTCGCCCGGCTTTCCGAAGGTCCTGTAAAGCATCTCAGATATCCAAGTGTTGGCGACATTGTCCAGACATCTCCGGGGTGGTGTGCTGTCTCCTGTCAATTGTGTCTCTCGGGTTTTGCATTCTGGTGCATTACAGGACTTCAGATCTGCAAACTCGCGTCTCGTATCTGGAGGAAGAAAGGCAGGTTCTCTCAGCCTGGCTCTCAATGGACCAAATGGAACCGACTATTTTTAACAGAGTAGATCAGCTAGTGGACGAG AAACTGAAGGCACGTTTACCCAAGATGCGAACCCACCGCAGTGTTCCTGGCGGCTGTATGTGTCCCCCAG GATGTTCATGGgaccaaaaggaggccattcagcccctcgactctgttctgccattcaagtaCATCATGCCTGATCTGTCCTCAATTCCATCTACCTGTCTTGgtaccatatcccttaataccctggcctaa